The following proteins are co-located in the Spirosoma montaniterrae genome:
- a CDS encoding carboxypeptidase-like regulatory domain-containing protein — translation MRAAPGLFTKRCCFLVCCLSILLTSWRSVGQHLITGRVVNGEDQTPLPGTTVFLAGTQKGTTTDAEGRFTLDNLPSATYKLVFTHIGFKTLSTTIAIPVAKPYRIVLKPDANQLAVITIRAKRRDNRWKEHVDLFTKNFVGQSENAKLCRLLNPEVLYFDYKSDGFVAHTTDVLQIENLGLGYRIKFQLDTFAVNNTTHNIYFKGYSVFDTLTASSPQQADQWATRRLKAYRGSLMHFMRALFQNKLTQEGFVVQFMEENFNRQGDRWLKSLATDTTATLPPLTGNQPIVYPTLHYRRLVDTTRFRSSLLNWHLKHLLEVRYTQESESFDYYTIRDRSYFGYKKKPQTSLIRFRDVDVSVQADGQFFEPDGFRTEGYWSWELIAEELPVDYQPKNQNQD, via the coding sequence ATGCGTGCTGCACCTGGCTTATTCACAAAACGCTGCTGTTTTCTGGTATGCTGCTTATCGATACTGCTGACGTCGTGGCGCAGTGTCGGTCAGCACCTAATTACCGGACGAGTGGTAAATGGTGAAGATCAAACACCATTGCCCGGCACGACAGTTTTTTTAGCCGGTACGCAAAAAGGCACCACCACCGACGCCGAAGGCCGATTCACACTGGATAACCTTCCTTCAGCGACTTACAAGCTGGTGTTTACGCACATCGGCTTTAAAACCCTGTCAACTACAATAGCAATTCCGGTAGCAAAGCCCTATCGCATCGTTCTGAAACCCGATGCAAACCAGCTTGCCGTTATTACCATCCGGGCAAAACGCCGGGATAACCGGTGGAAAGAACACGTTGATTTATTCACGAAAAATTTTGTTGGGCAGAGCGAGAACGCGAAATTATGTCGTTTACTGAATCCAGAAGTGCTATACTTTGACTATAAATCAGACGGTTTCGTAGCCCATACCACCGATGTGTTGCAGATTGAAAACCTTGGACTTGGTTATCGAATAAAATTTCAGTTGGATACGTTTGCGGTTAACAATACGACTCACAACATCTATTTTAAGGGTTATTCAGTATTCGATACATTAACAGCCAGCAGTCCACAGCAGGCAGACCAGTGGGCTACCCGGCGTCTCAAAGCTTACCGTGGTTCGCTTATGCATTTTATGCGGGCCTTATTTCAGAATAAATTAACGCAGGAGGGTTTCGTAGTCCAGTTTATGGAAGAAAACTTTAATCGTCAGGGCGACCGCTGGCTCAAAAGTTTGGCTACTGACACTACGGCCACGCTGCCTCCATTAACTGGAAATCAGCCCATTGTCTATCCAACGCTGCACTACCGCCGATTGGTTGACACAACCCGATTCCGTTCATCTTTACTGAACTGGCATTTGAAGCATCTCCTTGAAGTGCGATACACTCAGGAGAGTGAGTCATTCGACTATTACACCATAAGAGATCGGTCTTATTTTGGGTATAAAAAGAAACCGCAAACGTCGCTCATTCGATTTCGCGACGTAGACGTGTCGGTTCAGGCCGACGGACAGTTTTTCGAACCCGATGGATTTCGTACTGAGGGTTACTGGAGTTGGGAATTAATTGCCGAAGAGTTACCCGTCGATTATCAGCCAAAGAATCAGAACCAGGATTAG